One genomic segment of Streptomyces sp. RerS4 includes these proteins:
- the ftsY gene encoding signal recognition particle-docking protein FtsY → MDILILAVVIALVAVGAISGLVVSSRKKKQLPPPSPSSTPTITAPPAEPQVGEDAAPTAEEPRRTIEEVALPEAEAAAPEAPVVAEPEAPAAPEIEVPEPTAGRLVRLRARLARSQNSLGKGLLTLLSREHLDEDTWEEIEETLLIADVGVAPTHELVERLRERVKVLGTRTPAELRALLKEELVTLVGTDFDRAVKTESGVDTPAVVMVVGVNGTGKTTTTGKLARVLVADGRSVVLGAADTFRAAAADQLQTWGERVGARTVRGPEGGDPASIAFDAVKEGIAEGADVVLIDTAGRLHTKTGLMDELGKVKRVVEKHGPLDEVLLVLDATTGQNGLTQARVFAEVVDITGIVLTKLDGTAKGGIVVAVQRELGVPVKLVGLGEGPDDLAPFEPEAFVDALIGD, encoded by the coding sequence ATGGACATCCTCATCCTTGCTGTAGTCATCGCCCTGGTCGCGGTCGGCGCGATCAGCGGGCTCGTGGTCAGCAGCCGCAAGAAGAAGCAGCTGCCGCCCCCGTCGCCGTCGAGTACGCCGACCATCACTGCCCCGCCCGCCGAACCGCAGGTGGGGGAGGACGCCGCACCGACGGCGGAAGAGCCCCGCCGCACCATCGAGGAGGTCGCCCTCCCCGAAGCGGAGGCTGCGGCTCCCGAGGCCCCCGTCGTCGCCGAGCCCGAGGCCCCGGCCGCGCCCGAGATCGAGGTGCCCGAGCCCACCGCCGGCCGCCTGGTCCGGCTGCGCGCGCGGCTCGCCCGTTCCCAGAACTCGCTCGGCAAGGGGCTGCTCACGCTCCTGTCGCGCGAGCACCTCGACGAGGACACCTGGGAGGAGATCGAGGAGACCCTCCTCATCGCCGACGTCGGCGTCGCGCCCACCCACGAACTGGTCGAGCGGCTCCGCGAGCGGGTCAAGGTGCTCGGCACCCGCACCCCCGCCGAGCTGCGCGCCCTGCTGAAGGAGGAGCTGGTCACCCTCGTCGGCACCGACTTCGACCGCGCCGTGAAGACCGAGAGCGGCGTCGACACCCCGGCCGTCGTGATGGTCGTCGGCGTCAACGGCACCGGCAAGACCACCACCACCGGCAAGCTGGCCCGCGTGCTCGTCGCCGACGGGCGCAGCGTGGTCCTCGGCGCCGCCGACACCTTCCGCGCCGCCGCCGCCGACCAGCTCCAGACCTGGGGCGAGCGCGTCGGCGCCCGTACCGTGCGCGGCCCCGAGGGCGGCGACCCCGCCTCCATCGCCTTCGACGCGGTCAAGGAGGGCATCGCCGAGGGCGCCGACGTGGTGCTCATCGACACCGCCGGCCGCCTGCACACCAAGACCGGCCTCATGGACGAGCTGGGCAAGGTCAAGCGCGTCGTGGAGAAGCACGGCCCGCTGGACGAGGTCCTGCTCGTGCTCGACGCCACGACCGGCCAGAACGGCCTGACCCAGGCCCGCGTCTTCGCCGAGGTCGTCGACATCACCGGCATCGTGCTGACCAAGCTCGACGGCACCGCCAAGGGCGGCATCGTCGTCGCCGTCCAGCGCGAGCTGGGCGTGCCGGTCAAGCTCGTCGGCCTCGGCGAGGGCCCGGACGACCTGGCCCCCTTCGAGCCGGAGGCCTTCGTCGACGCCCTCATCGGCGACTGA
- a CDS encoding cytosine permease, whose product MSATVDGALDAGAENAVESGVETRGLEPVPDEERGGRVRELIPTWVAANISVLLLTMGAGLVIFNKLNIWQVLVVAVAAPVLSYGIVGLISIAGKRGGSPGMALSRAVFGQRGNLFPGALIWVARWGWETINAVSGAYAVLTVLDLLFGIKSNTVLIVVTLLFFVGCTFVVSGLGINALRVCSTWSTYLFGGFSVLVLGYLVFTTDWAAVLDKPAGSTAMMIAGIGTIAAGGISWVPSGPDFTRYLPRTASSKAMVGATIGGAGVVVLPMVLMGAVMAVGTPDLATAQDPVSFIGELLPTWIAVPYLLIALVGMLLINSMSMYSAGFTAQTLGIKVPRAWAVSVNAVISLIFGFLLMVVATSFFGSFISFLTLLAVAFSAWIGVFGVDMLRRTTYDGPALLDTTRTSAYWYKGGFAWQAMTAWGVALVVGTLFTEVDWFSGPLASTWIGRNGLGWAAGILTSALLYAVLPRTPATGERAAESVEEREPAGSLSN is encoded by the coding sequence ATGTCCGCCACGGTCGACGGCGCCCTCGACGCCGGCGCCGAGAACGCCGTCGAGAGCGGCGTCGAGACGCGCGGCCTGGAGCCCGTACCCGACGAGGAGCGCGGTGGCCGCGTCCGGGAGCTGATACCCACCTGGGTCGCCGCGAACATCAGCGTGCTGCTGCTGACCATGGGCGCGGGCCTGGTGATCTTCAACAAGCTCAACATCTGGCAGGTGCTCGTCGTCGCGGTGGCCGCGCCCGTGCTCTCGTACGGGATCGTGGGGCTGATCTCCATCGCCGGCAAGCGCGGCGGTTCGCCGGGCATGGCGCTGTCGCGGGCGGTCTTCGGTCAGCGCGGCAACCTCTTCCCGGGCGCCCTGATCTGGGTGGCGCGCTGGGGCTGGGAGACGATCAACGCGGTCAGCGGCGCCTACGCCGTGCTGACGGTGCTGGACCTGCTCTTCGGGATCAAGAGCAACACCGTGCTCATCGTCGTCACCCTGCTCTTCTTCGTGGGCTGCACCTTCGTCGTCTCCGGCCTCGGCATCAACGCGCTGCGCGTCTGCTCCACGTGGTCGACGTACCTCTTCGGCGGCTTCAGCGTGCTCGTCCTCGGCTACCTGGTCTTCACCACCGACTGGGCGGCGGTCCTCGACAAGCCGGCCGGGTCGACGGCGATGATGATCGCCGGCATCGGCACGATCGCGGCGGGCGGCATCAGCTGGGTGCCCTCCGGTCCGGACTTCACCCGCTACCTGCCCCGCACCGCCTCCTCCAAGGCCATGGTCGGCGCGACGATCGGCGGCGCGGGCGTGGTCGTCCTGCCGATGGTGTTGATGGGCGCAGTGATGGCCGTCGGCACCCCGGACCTGGCCACCGCCCAGGACCCGGTCTCCTTCATCGGTGAGCTGCTGCCGACCTGGATCGCGGTCCCGTACCTGCTGATCGCGCTCGTCGGCATGCTGCTGATCAACTCGATGTCCATGTACTCCGCCGGTTTCACCGCGCAGACCCTCGGCATCAAGGTCCCGCGGGCCTGGGCGGTCAGCGTCAACGCCGTGATCAGTCTGATCTTCGGCTTCCTGCTGATGGTGGTGGCGACGAGCTTCTTCGGCTCCTTCATCTCCTTCCTGACACTGCTGGCCGTGGCCTTCTCCGCGTGGATCGGCGTCTTCGGCGTGGACATGCTCCGCCGCACGACCTACGACGGCCCCGCGCTGCTCGACACCACCCGGACCAGCGCCTACTGGTACAAGGGCGGCTTCGCCTGGCAGGCGATGACGGCCTGGGGCGTCGCCCTGGTGGTGGGCACCCTGTTCACCGAGGTCGACTGGTTCAGCGGGCCCCTGGCCTCCACCTGGATCGGCCGCAACGGTCTGGGCTGGGCCGCCGGCATCCTGACCTCCGCCCTGCTGTACGCCGTCCTGCCGCGCACGCCCGCGACCGGGGAGCGGGCCGCGGAGTCCGTCGAGGAGCGCGAGCCCGCCGGATCCCTGTCCAACTGA
- a CDS encoding sugar porter family MFS transporter translates to MTSSTAQEPAPGGGRASQPEHLGHVIFITAAAAMGGFLFGYDSSVINGAVVAIRDRFDVGSEALAQVIAAALIGCALGAAFAGRIADRIGRIRCMQIAAVLFTASAIGSALPFALWDLALWRVVGGFGIGMASVIGPAYIAEVSPPAYRGRLASFQQAAIVIGIAVSQLVNWGILNLADGDQRGEIGGLEAWQWMLGVMVVPAALYGLLSFAIPESPRFLISVGRTAEAKKVLTEVEGTGIDVEARVAEIDLAMRSEHKSTFKDLLGGRFGLLPIVWIGIGLSLFQQLVGINVIFYYSSSLWQSVGIDPSDSFLYSFETSVVNIVGTVIAMVFVDRLGRKPLALIGSVGMALSLGTAAWAFSFTTGTGDDVTLPHAQGLVALIAANLFVLFFALSWGVVVWVLLGEMFPGRIRAAALGVAAAAQWVANWLITVSFPSLSDWNLSGAYVIYTVFAVLSIPFILKWVPETKGKALEEMG, encoded by the coding sequence TTGACCAGCAGCACAGCGCAGGAACCGGCACCCGGCGGCGGACGCGCCTCGCAGCCCGAACACCTCGGGCACGTCATCTTCATCACCGCGGCCGCCGCGATGGGCGGTTTCCTCTTCGGTTACGACAGCTCCGTCATCAACGGCGCCGTCGTCGCGATCCGGGACCGCTTCGACGTCGGCTCCGAGGCCCTCGCCCAGGTGATCGCCGCCGCGCTGATCGGCTGCGCCCTCGGCGCCGCCTTCGCGGGCCGGATCGCCGACCGGATCGGCCGTATCCGCTGCATGCAGATCGCCGCGGTCCTCTTCACCGCGAGCGCCATCGGCTCGGCCCTGCCCTTCGCCCTCTGGGACCTCGCCCTGTGGCGCGTCGTCGGCGGCTTCGGCATCGGCATGGCCTCCGTGATCGGCCCCGCCTATATCGCCGAGGTCTCCCCGCCCGCCTACCGCGGCCGGCTCGCCTCCTTCCAGCAGGCCGCCATCGTCATCGGCATCGCCGTCTCGCAGCTGGTCAACTGGGGCATCCTCAACCTCGCCGACGGCGACCAGCGCGGCGAGATCGGCGGCCTGGAAGCCTGGCAGTGGATGCTCGGCGTCATGGTCGTGCCCGCCGCCCTCTACGGGCTGCTGTCGTTCGCCATCCCGGAATCCCCGCGCTTCCTGATCTCCGTCGGCCGCACCGCGGAGGCCAAGAAGGTCCTCACCGAGGTCGAGGGCACCGGGATCGACGTGGAGGCCCGCGTCGCCGAGATCGACCTCGCGATGCGCTCCGAGCACAAGTCCACGTTCAAGGACCTGCTCGGCGGTCGGTTCGGACTCCTGCCCATCGTCTGGATCGGCATCGGACTGTCCCTCTTCCAGCAGCTCGTCGGCATCAACGTGATCTTCTACTACAGCTCCTCGCTGTGGCAGTCGGTCGGCATCGACCCGAGCGACTCGTTCCTGTACTCCTTCGAGACCTCGGTCGTGAACATCGTCGGCACCGTGATCGCGATGGTGTTCGTGGACCGCCTCGGCCGCAAGCCCCTCGCCCTCATCGGCTCCGTCGGCATGGCCCTCTCGCTCGGCACCGCGGCGTGGGCGTTCTCCTTCACCACCGGCACCGGCGACGACGTCACCCTGCCGCACGCCCAGGGCCTCGTCGCCCTGATCGCGGCCAACCTCTTCGTCCTCTTCTTCGCCCTCTCCTGGGGCGTCGTGGTCTGGGTGCTGCTCGGCGAGATGTTCCCCGGCCGCATCCGCGCCGCCGCCCTGGGCGTGGCCGCGGCGGCGCAGTGGGTGGCCAACTGGCTGATCACCGTCAGCTTCCCGAGCCTGTCCGACTGGAACCTGTCCGGCGCCTACGTCATCTACACCGTCTTCGCCGTGCTCTCGATCCCCTTCATCCTCAAGTGGGTGCCGGAGACCAAGGGCAAGGCGTTGGAGGAGATGGGGTAA
- a CDS encoding bifunctional DNA primase/polymerase: protein MGFTIGGSRGTKEFRSGSRRRGRTSECTAVAEYTGLWGWDAVPGARAAAPARDCSCGHTNCRAPGAHPLDFAPTVPAGATLDEVTEVWGEYPGAAILLPVGRSFDVIEVSAEAGRRALVRLERMGLPLGPVTVTPDGRAQFFVAPGAAAELPQLLYRMGWDDADLDLRALGLGSFLTAPPCDHAGLGPAGWLRRPALDCAGGPPQARLLLGTLAYICHRFRH from the coding sequence ATGGGCTTCACGATCGGCGGCAGCCGCGGCACCAAGGAATTCCGTTCCGGATCCCGCCGTCGCGGCCGGACTTCCGAGTGCACGGCGGTGGCGGAGTACACCGGGCTCTGGGGCTGGGACGCGGTCCCCGGCGCCCGCGCCGCGGCCCCCGCCCGCGACTGCTCCTGCGGTCATACGAACTGCCGTGCGCCGGGGGCGCATCCGCTGGACTTCGCTCCGACCGTCCCCGCGGGCGCCACCCTCGACGAGGTCACCGAGGTCTGGGGCGAGTACCCGGGCGCGGCGATCCTGCTCCCCGTCGGCCGCTCCTTCGACGTCATCGAGGTCTCCGCCGAGGCGGGCCGGCGGGCGCTGGTCCGGCTGGAGCGGATGGGCCTGCCGCTGGGCCCCGTCACCGTCACCCCGGACGGTCGCGCGCAGTTCTTCGTCGCCCCCGGCGCCGCCGCCGAGCTGCCGCAGCTGCTGTACCGGATGGGCTGGGACGACGCCGATCTGGACCTGCGCGCCCTGGGCCTCGGCTCCTTCCTGACCGCGCCGCCCTGCGACCACGCGGGCCTGGGCCCGGCCGGCTGGCTGCGCCGGCCCGCGCTGGACTGCGCGGGCGGTCCCCCGCAGGCCCGGCTGCTGCTCGGCACCCTGGCCTACATCTGCCACCGGTTCCGCCACTGA
- a CDS encoding LLM class flavin-dependent oxidoreductase, protein MPITVARFNLVDPHGTPETLSARYKDALEMARYADEHGIDTLQTEEHHGTANNWMPSPFAFAGAVFGATRRIAVTVSAIIGPLHDPLKVAEDIAVLDLLSGGRLVTVAGIGYRPQEYEQHGVEWGRRGRLQDELLETLLRAWTGEPFTFRGRTVRVTPRPFTRPHPLLLVGGSSKAAARRAARLGLPFFPSAHLPELEAYYGERLAEYGTEGFCMMPAAETPLLHIAEDPDRAWAEYGGHFLHEAATYASWQSKEIRSAVRSGARTVGELRAEGVYRVLTPDQAVAYAKGAGEAGNLVLHPLCGGMPLDEGWRSLRLLCEQVLPRLKE, encoded by the coding sequence ATGCCCATCACCGTGGCCCGGTTCAATCTCGTCGACCCGCACGGCACCCCCGAAACCCTCTCGGCCCGTTACAAGGACGCGCTGGAGATGGCGCGGTACGCGGACGAGCACGGGATCGACACCCTCCAGACGGAGGAACACCACGGCACCGCGAACAACTGGATGCCCTCCCCCTTCGCCTTCGCGGGCGCGGTCTTCGGCGCCACCCGTCGCATCGCGGTCACCGTGTCGGCGATCATCGGCCCGCTGCACGACCCGCTCAAGGTCGCCGAGGACATCGCGGTACTGGACCTGCTGAGCGGCGGGCGCCTGGTGACGGTGGCGGGGATCGGGTACCGGCCGCAGGAGTACGAGCAGCACGGCGTGGAGTGGGGGCGGCGCGGCCGGCTCCAGGACGAGCTGCTGGAGACCCTGCTCCGGGCGTGGACCGGCGAGCCGTTCACCTTCCGCGGCCGGACGGTACGGGTGACCCCGCGGCCCTTCACGCGCCCGCACCCGCTGCTCCTCGTAGGGGGCAGCTCCAAGGCGGCGGCCCGCCGCGCGGCGCGTCTGGGGCTGCCGTTCTTCCCCAGCGCGCACCTGCCGGAGCTGGAGGCGTACTACGGGGAGCGCCTCGCGGAGTACGGGACGGAGGGGTTCTGCATGATGCCCGCCGCCGAGACCCCGCTGCTGCACATCGCCGAGGACCCGGACCGGGCCTGGGCCGAGTACGGCGGGCACTTCCTGCACGAGGCGGCCACCTACGCCTCGTGGCAGTCGAAGGAGATCCGCAGCGCGGTGCGTTCGGGCGCGCGGACGGTGGGGGAGCTGCGCGCGGAGGGCGTCTACCGCGTCCTGACCCCGGATCAGGCGGTGGCGTACGCGAAGGGCGCGGGCGAGGCGGGGAACCTGGTGCTGCACCCGCTGTGCGGGGGGATGCCGCTCGACGAGGGGTGGCGCAGCCTGCGGTTGTTGTGCGAACAGGTGCTGCCCCGGCTCAAGGAGTGA